Proteins from one Fusobacterium periodonticum 1_1_41FAA genomic window:
- a CDS encoding DUF4253 domain-containing protein codes for MSNINEFKKLYNFEFEEIKTGSFEEVSKKYLTLYKDGKEKGYTPVFLTVDDYLLKTFEISMKDENTDNMIDIFNKNLEKAKNINPIELFNKFIEQNADSIKSNVNEDFKKNNYEINDSNKNNLKFLTIFNNEGNLKDNVILVKVPTTNPYEILAYFGMGSEGIATVKYWYEKYGAVPAAITYDEIEFYVERPVLTFEEAKKLAVEQYAFCYGLLWECYDTLDELASAIYKNVHWYFWWS; via the coding sequence ATGTCAAATATAAATGAGTTTAAAAAGTTATATAATTTTGAATTTGAAGAAATAAAAACTGGTAGTTTTGAAGAAGTTTCAAAGAAATATTTAACCTTATATAAAGATGGCAAAGAAAAAGGATATACACCAGTGTTTCTAACTGTTGATGACTATTTATTAAAAACTTTTGAAATAAGTATGAAAGATGAAAACACTGATAACATGATAGATATTTTTAATAAAAATCTTGAAAAAGCTAAAAATATTAATCCTATTGAGCTTTTCAATAAATTTATAGAACAAAATGCTGATTCTATAAAAAGTAATGTAAATGAAGATTTTAAAAAAAATAATTATGAAATTAATGATAGCAACAAAAATAATTTAAAATTTTTAACTATTTTTAATAATGAAGGAAATTTAAAAGATAATGTTATTTTAGTAAAAGTTCCTACAACAAATCCTTATGAAATTTTAGCTTACTTTGGAATGGGAAGTGAAGGTATAGCTACCGTCAAATATTGGTATGAAAAGTATGGAGCAGTTCCTGCTGCCATAACTTATGATGAAATAGAATTTTATGTTGAAAGACCTGTTCTGACTTTTGAAGAAGCTAAAAAATTAGCCGTTGAACAATATGCTTTCTGCTATGGTTTACTTTGGGAATGTTATGATACACTAGATGAATTAGCAAGTGCTATATATAAAAATGTACACTGGTATTTTTGGTGGAGTTAA
- a CDS encoding DNA-processing protein DprA has translation MYSKEELLIFSIINSKYDIGIQNLVNKIFKFSNKENLNFFNLNREDKIEFLSNFLSEENIEKILDIFDKDDFYKFEIEKIRKICEEKNIDIFYHSYENYPKSLINIKESPYVIFVKGTLPIDKELEKAFAIVGTRKASREGINFAKDIGTYLAKNDIYNISGLALGIDTIGHETCLHRTGAILGQGLDLEIYPRENINLVDRILENNGFLLSELIPKQELSMFSLIKRDRLQSALTSGIIIAESGIKGGTVNTFKYAKEQKKKIFIADINKDFIEKYGKDLIIIKNSFDFEKKIKNNLEQINLF, from the coding sequence ATGTATAGTAAAGAGGAACTTTTAATATTTTCAATTATAAATTCAAAATATGACATAGGTATACAAAATTTAGTCAACAAGATTTTTAAATTTTCAAATAAAGAAAATCTTAATTTTTTCAATTTAAATAGAGAAGATAAGATTGAATTTTTAAGTAACTTTCTAAGTGAAGAAAATATAGAAAAAATTTTAGATATTTTTGATAAAGATGATTTCTATAAGTTTGAAATAGAAAAAATAAGAAAAATCTGTGAAGAGAAAAATATTGATATTTTTTATCATTCATATGAAAATTACCCAAAAAGCCTAATAAATATAAAAGAAAGTCCCTATGTAATCTTTGTAAAAGGAACTTTGCCAATAGATAAAGAATTAGAAAAGGCTTTTGCAATAGTTGGAACAAGAAAAGCTTCTCGAGAAGGAATAAACTTTGCTAAGGATATTGGAACTTATCTAGCAAAAAATGATATCTATAATATAAGCGGTCTAGCTTTAGGAATAGATACTATAGGACATGAAACTTGTTTACATAGAACAGGAGCCATTTTAGGACAAGGTTTAGATTTAGAGATTTATCCTAGAGAAAATATTAACTTAGTTGATAGAATTTTGGAGAATAATGGTTTCTTATTATCTGAACTGATACCTAAACAAGAACTTTCTATGTTTTCGCTTATTAAAAGAGACAGGTTACAATCTGCCTTAACTTCTGGAATAATAATAGCAGAAAGTGGAATAAAAGGTGGGACTGTAAATACTTTTAAATATGCTAAAGAGCAAAAAAAGAAGATTTTTATAGCTGATATAAATAAAGACTTTATAGAAAAGTATGGAAAAGACTTAATTATTATTAAAAATAGTTTTGATTTTGAGAAAAAAATAAAAAACAATTTAGAGCAAATAAATCTTTTTTAA
- a CDS encoding DUF4253 domain-containing protein — protein sequence MSNIENFKELYNFEFEEIKAESFEEVSKKYLAAYKDGKEKGYTPVFLVLDDNLLETFEISMEDEDTDNMMELVKSNLEKYKNINAVEFLKKFQEQTTDDVKENIEEYFTNDDYEFDDDDKSNLELSTVFDYDGNFKDNVILVKVPTTKPYEVLAYFGMGGYNSCPFPAEQVAVAKYWYEKYGAVPAAITYDEIEFYVERPVQTLEEAKKLAVEHYAFCYDLVDQCCGTFEALADGLYKNIQWYFWWD from the coding sequence ATGTCAAATATAGAAAATTTTAAAGAATTATATAATTTTGAATTTGAAGAAATAAAAGCTGAAAGTTTTGAAGAAGTTTCAAAGAAGTATCTAGCTGCATATAAAGATGGCAAAGAAAAAGGATATACTCCTGTATTTTTAGTTCTTGATGACAACTTACTTGAAACATTTGAAATAAGTATGGAAGATGAAGATACTGATAATATGATGGAGCTGGTCAAATCAAATCTTGAAAAATATAAAAATATCAATGCAGTTGAGTTTTTAAAAAAATTTCAAGAACAAACTACTGATGATGTAAAAGAGAATATAGAAGAATACTTTACAAATGATGATTATGAATTTGATGACGATGATAAAAGTAATTTAGAGCTTTCAACTGTTTTTGATTATGATGGAAATTTTAAGGATAATGTTATTTTAGTAAAAGTTCCTACAACAAAGCCTTATGAAGTTTTAGCTTACTTTGGAATGGGTGGCTATAATTCATGTCCTTTTCCAGCAGAACAAGTAGCTGTTGCTAAGTATTGGTATGAAAAGTATGGAGCAGTACCAGCAGCTATCACTTATGATGAAATAGAATTCTATGTTGAAAGACCTGTTCAAACTTTAGAAGAAGCTAAAAAATTAGCAGTGGAACATTATGCTTTTTGTTATGATTTAGTTGACCAATGTTGTGGAACATTTGAAGCATTAGCTGATGGCCTTTATAAAAATATACAATGGTATTTTTGGTGGGATTAA
- the recQ gene encoding DNA helicase RecQ, giving the protein MKAEALRILKEYYGYDNFREGQEKIIDAILQKRNVLGIMTTGAGKSICYQVPALVFKGLTIVISPLISLMKDQVDSLKLIGIDASYLNSTLTSDEYNKILFKIKKGQTKLLYISPERLENKAFLNFIKTIKIAMVVVDEAHCVSQWGENFRKSYLRIADFIRYITDGVKIQTLAFTATATPKIKVDIIDKLKIENPFVFVDNFNRDNIYFKVIDNTGLDKDLNIDSKPFIIDYLRKHKGKSGIIYCSTRKNVDDIYSYLVSFDRSVTKYHGGMTKEEREKNQNLFLNDDVEIMVATNAFGMGINKSNIRYVIHANIPADLESYYQEAGRAGRDGGKSEAILIYNEKDRDIQRFLMEKESEGRKDEDYLTKKLKSFNKMIEYAELKTCYREFILKYFGEKMIRNYCGFCENCKKEKNIKDFSLEAKKIISAVGRTKESLGISTLSNMLMGKADTKMLSKGLNKISTFGIMREDKQEWIESFINYMISEKYLIQSAGSFPVLKLGKNYKDILNDNIKIIRKENEKIDFDYYENALFKELNSLRKEISKKENIAPYIIFSDMTLIEMAEKKPTNRWEMLKIKGIGNQKFTNYGERFLERINAYNMEEKK; this is encoded by the coding sequence TTGAAAGCAGAAGCACTCAGAATTTTAAAAGAATATTATGGTTATGATAATTTCAGAGAAGGACAAGAAAAAATAATAGATGCTATCTTGCAAAAAAGAAATGTTTTAGGAATAATGACAACAGGGGCTGGGAAATCTATATGCTATCAAGTCCCTGCTTTAGTGTTTAAAGGACTTACAATAGTTATTTCACCTCTTATATCCTTGATGAAAGACCAAGTTGATAGCCTAAAATTAATTGGAATAGATGCAAGCTATTTAAATTCGACTTTAACAAGTGATGAATATAATAAAATTCTTTTTAAGATAAAAAAAGGACAGACAAAATTATTGTATATTTCACCTGAAAGATTAGAAAATAAAGCTTTTTTGAACTTTATAAAAACTATAAAAATCGCAATGGTAGTTGTTGATGAAGCCCATTGTGTATCCCAATGGGGTGAAAATTTTAGAAAAAGTTATTTGCGAATCGCAGATTTTATCAGATATATCACTGATGGAGTAAAAATTCAAACTTTGGCCTTTACTGCCACAGCTACCCCTAAAATAAAGGTAGATATTATAGATAAATTGAAAATTGAAAATCCCTTTGTTTTTGTTGATAACTTTAATAGAGATAATATCTATTTTAAAGTGATTGATAACACAGGACTTGATAAAGATTTAAATATAGATTCTAAACCTTTTATCATAGATTATTTAAGAAAACATAAAGGTAAATCTGGAATAATATACTGTTCTACCAGAAAAAATGTAGATGATATCTATAGTTATCTTGTGAGTTTTGATAGAAGTGTCACTAAATATCATGGTGGTATGACTAAGGAAGAAAGAGAAAAAAATCAAAATTTATTCTTAAATGATGATGTTGAAATAATGGTGGCAACCAATGCCTTTGGTATGGGTATAAATAAATCTAACATAAGATATGTCATACATGCTAATATTCCTGCTGATTTAGAAAGTTACTATCAAGAAGCTGGTAGAGCAGGAAGAGATGGTGGTAAATCTGAAGCTATTCTCATATATAATGAAAAGGATAGAGATATACAAAGATTTTTGATGGAAAAAGAATCTGAAGGTAGAAAAGATGAAGACTACCTTACGAAAAAATTAAAAAGTTTTAATAAAATGATAGAGTATGCTGAATTAAAAACTTGTTATAGAGAATTTATTTTAAAATACTTTGGTGAAAAAATGATTAGAAACTATTGTGGTTTTTGTGAAAACTGCAAAAAAGAAAAAAATATCAAAGATTTTTCTCTCGAAGCAAAGAAGATTATTTCAGCTGTTGGAAGAACAAAAGAAAGCTTAGGAATATCCACCCTATCTAATATGTTAATGGGAAAAGCTGATACTAAGATGTTAAGTAAAGGCCTCAATAAAATTTCTACCTTTGGTATAATGAGAGAAGATAAACAAGAATGGATAGAATCCTTTATAAATTATATGATTTCTGAAAAATACCTAATACAGAGTGCTGGAAGTTTTCCTGTTCTGAAATTAGGTAAAAACTATAAAGATATTTTAAATGATAATATAAAAATAATAAGAAAAGAAAATGAAAAAATTGACTTTGACTATTATGAAAATGCTTTATTTAAAGAATTAAATTCACTTAGAAAGGAGATCTCAAAAAAAGAAAACATTGCTCCCTATATTATTTTTTCTGATATGACTCTTATAGAAATGGCAGAGAAAAAACCAACAAATAGGTGGGAGATGTTAAAAATTAAGGGGATAGGTAATCAAAAATTTACAAACTATGGAGAAAGGTTTTTAGAAAGAATTAATGCTTATAATATGGAGGAGAAAAAATGA
- a CDS encoding alpha-2-macroglobulin family protein, which produces MKKFLKLFFALSLLMLALVACQKDKEKAQTEQGQTEQEQNYDYQEMLYVNNAGFNISGDLVIMFSDEIDKNQEFNKLIEVEGLDGDITIMPFNSKIIIKGDFQKEVPYSVKVSKGIKSVSGNELNEDYTRYNLYVGKKQPALAFADYGNVLPSVNNKKINFNSVNIKKVKLEIVKIYTNNITQYLKLSSNEYSLDWSVKEDIGDVVFSKEYEIESKEDEVVKNSIDLNGVIDTKGIYYVKLTSVGEESIDYDIAKYGEPLSFGYEDQPIYAKATKTIILSDIGIVANSNDSKLDIKLLNLNTLNPIGSAKLEFINSKNQTLEEGTTNSNGEYRSKVNLENVYYVLVKSGNEFNVLYLSDSKINYADFDIGGSLEGSDLKLYTYTDKGYYRPGDEINVSLIARSKEKMNDEHPFEYSFTAPDGSNKINNEVVKESKNGFYTFKIKTDVNDLNGAWTLTIKFGGKEVTQKVFIESKVANSIAIEADEDKIYSKADIKDGLMRFKFDFKYLSGAKLDKDSNVNLDYNVIEREPRSKKYKNFVFVNPSNYKYQFRNFAETKTDDSGELELRLEMPQALQNKNLYLSTTVNVQDASGRYSTENKVFTIINRENSVGVQKLDQNGNEASVKYILLNEKTDSLVAGKKLKYRVYNKQNNWWYDYYEDDEKSFKENMETTLLEEGEITSASDAEILKVSSLADGVNFIEIEDEETGHSSGVFVYNYHYGDKKTGTIENLKASTDKEKYDIGDIAKIKYTGSIGSKALVTIEKDGKIIKEYWKTLTSTENEETIVIEKDFFPNAYVSISVFQKYVDKQNDRPLRLYASLPLMVEDKSKMLTINIDTKTEVLPAGDLNIKLSNKEKKKMYYEVFLVDEGVLRKTDYKKPDPYKFFYEKRAKLVQNFDNFSNIIEKYSDKVMNRLKTGGGDYEELAAEATDRAKVASDQKDELQLQGEAQRFKNLTIFRGVAESDENGNAELNIKVPNFFGQMRVFVVAVSDESYGSAEKSISVKAPVIVDSSAPRVLKVGDKFTVPVTLFPIEKAIGDSEVTLTYNGKTYSKKVNVKDGQNEKLLFELDAPDTVGTTKIDIDFKSSKYSFKDSIDLNVDTNYPYQYVEKSLVLEPNQEFTLSMDEYKDFINGSIKSNISLSSYQKLGIERLIKSLMDYPYICLEQISSKGLSMLYIDKLTTDLVEKNDAKNEINTIIAKLNNNYQLRNGAFAYWPGSQEESMSTIYAIEFLIEAKERGYYIPEAMFENAQAYLNSIAMRVDIPKADVLYLLASLNDPNVSEMNIFFDRYYNDASLVDKWTLLGAYAKIGEKDFARKEAEKLPKKAETKDGIYYADQNAKILRYYTEIYGSPEPSLYSSVLGTAKSDEWLTTFEKAHIVQALAEGEKVSPEKKNLSFKLIVDGKEQNLELKDGEYTLKNLGIKENAKKIVIKNTSTSKIYVNSFVKGKPVKYEEKDESKNITITRRFVDMSGKEIDVKNLKAGTRFRMIISSKVDNNNLDDISLLQILPSGWEFDNSQAGAPQNSDPQVVPMNTADIDNAEYGGEMNIADNSSYTDMRDDRVAYFFPLYAGEDKEIEINLIAVTPGSYRLPGTKIESMYNKDFRAYLKGFEVKVSQ; this is translated from the coding sequence ATGAAAAAATTTCTAAAACTATTTTTTGCCTTATCTTTATTGATGCTAGCTTTAGTGGCTTGTCAAAAAGATAAAGAGAAAGCACAGACTGAGCAAGGACAAACTGAACAAGAGCAAAACTATGACTACCAAGAGATGCTTTATGTTAACAATGCTGGTTTCAATATATCTGGAGACTTAGTTATAATGTTTTCTGATGAAATTGATAAAAACCAAGAATTTAATAAACTGATCGAAGTAGAAGGGCTAGATGGGGATATAACTATTATGCCTTTTAATAGTAAAATTATTATAAAGGGAGATTTCCAAAAAGAAGTTCCTTATTCTGTAAAGGTTTCTAAGGGAATAAAATCTGTTTCAGGAAATGAACTAAATGAAGACTATACAAGATATAATTTATATGTTGGTAAAAAACAACCTGCTTTAGCATTTGCAGATTATGGAAATGTTTTACCTTCTGTAAATAATAAGAAAATCAATTTTAATTCAGTTAATATTAAAAAAGTAAAATTAGAAATTGTAAAAATATATACTAATAATATAACTCAATATTTAAAATTAAGTTCAAATGAATATTCTTTAGATTGGAGTGTAAAAGAAGATATTGGTGATGTAGTTTTCTCAAAAGAATATGAAATTGAAAGTAAAGAAGATGAGGTTGTAAAAAATAGTATAGATCTAAATGGAGTAATAGATACTAAAGGTATTTATTATGTTAAATTGACATCTGTTGGTGAAGAAAGTATAGACTATGATATTGCAAAATATGGAGAACCTCTTAGCTTTGGTTATGAAGATCAACCAATTTATGCTAAAGCAACAAAGACAATTATCCTTTCTGATATAGGTATAGTTGCTAACTCTAACGACTCTAAATTAGATATAAAATTATTGAATCTTAATACTTTAAATCCAATAGGAAGTGCAAAACTTGAATTTATAAACTCTAAGAATCAAACTCTTGAAGAAGGTACAACTAACTCTAATGGAGAATATAGATCAAAAGTTAATTTAGAAAATGTTTACTATGTTCTAGTAAAATCAGGAAATGAATTTAACGTACTTTACTTAAGTGATAGCAAAATAAACTATGCTGACTTCGATATTGGTGGTTCATTAGAAGGTTCTGATTTAAAACTTTATACTTACACAGATAAAGGTTATTATAGACCTGGAGATGAAATTAATGTTTCTTTAATTGCTAGAAGTAAGGAAAAAATGAATGATGAACATCCATTTGAATATTCATTTACTGCTCCAGATGGTTCAAATAAAATAAATAATGAAGTAGTTAAAGAATCAAAAAATGGTTTCTACACATTTAAGATTAAGACTGATGTAAATGATTTAAATGGTGCTTGGACTTTAACTATTAAGTTTGGTGGAAAAGAAGTAACACAAAAAGTATTTATAGAATCTAAGGTTGCAAATTCTATAGCTATTGAAGCTGATGAAGATAAAATATACTCTAAAGCTGATATAAAAGATGGATTAATGAGATTTAAATTTGACTTTAAATACCTAAGTGGAGCTAAACTAGATAAAGATTCAAATGTAAACCTTGATTATAATGTTATAGAAAGAGAACCAAGATCTAAAAAATATAAAAACTTTGTTTTTGTTAATCCTTCAAATTATAAATATCAATTTAGAAATTTTGCAGAAACAAAGACAGATGATAGTGGAGAGCTTGAATTAAGATTAGAAATGCCTCAAGCATTGCAAAATAAAAATCTATATTTAAGTACAACTGTAAATGTTCAAGATGCTAGTGGAAGATATAGCACTGAAAATAAAGTATTCACAATTATCAATAGAGAAAATTCTGTTGGAGTACAAAAACTAGATCAAAATGGAAATGAAGCTAGTGTTAAATATATTTTATTAAATGAAAAAACAGATAGTCTAGTTGCTGGTAAAAAATTAAAATACAGAGTATATAATAAGCAAAATAACTGGTGGTATGACTACTACGAAGATGATGAAAAGTCATTTAAAGAAAATATGGAAACAACTTTATTAGAAGAAGGAGAAATTACTTCTGCTTCTGATGCTGAAATTCTAAAAGTTTCTAGTCTTGCTGATGGAGTAAACTTTATTGAAATTGAAGACGAAGAAACAGGTCATAGTTCAGGAGTTTTCGTATATAACTATCACTATGGAGATAAGAAAACTGGAACAATTGAAAACTTAAAGGCTTCAACTGATAAAGAAAAATATGACATCGGTGATATTGCTAAGATAAAATACACTGGTTCTATAGGTTCAAAAGCTCTAGTAACCATAGAAAAAGATGGAAAAATTATAAAAGAATATTGGAAAACTTTAACTTCAACTGAAAATGAAGAAACAATAGTTATTGAAAAAGATTTCTTCCCTAATGCTTATGTTAGTATATCAGTTTTCCAAAAGTATGTTGACAAACAAAATGATAGACCACTTAGACTTTATGCTTCTCTTCCATTAATGGTTGAAGATAAATCTAAGATGCTTACTATTAATATTGATACTAAGACTGAAGTTCTACCTGCAGGTGACTTAAATATTAAACTTTCTAATAAAGAAAAGAAAAAAATGTACTACGAAGTATTCCTTGTTGATGAAGGTGTTTTAAGAAAAACTGACTATAAAAAACCTGATCCATATAAGTTCTTCTATGAAAAGAGAGCTAAACTGGTACAAAACTTTGATAACTTCTCTAATATCATAGAAAAATATTCTGATAAAGTTATGAATAGATTAAAGACAGGTGGAGGAGATTATGAAGAATTAGCAGCCGAAGCAACAGATAGAGCAAAAGTTGCTAGCGATCAAAAAGATGAACTTCAATTACAAGGGGAAGCTCAAAGATTTAAGAATCTAACTATATTTAGAGGTGTTGCTGAAAGTGATGAAAACGGTAATGCTGAGCTAAATATAAAAGTTCCTAATTTCTTTGGACAAATGAGAGTATTTGTTGTGGCTGTTTCTGATGAAAGTTATGGAAGTGCTGAAAAATCAATTTCAGTAAAAGCTCCTGTTATAGTTGATAGTTCTGCACCAAGAGTTTTAAAAGTAGGAGATAAATTTACTGTACCTGTAACTTTATTCCCTATAGAAAAAGCTATTGGAGATTCAGAAGTAACTTTAACTTATAATGGAAAAACATACAGTAAAAAAGTTAATGTTAAAGATGGACAAAATGAAAAACTATTATTTGAATTAGATGCTCCAGACACAGTTGGAACAACTAAGATAGATATAGACTTCAAATCAAGTAAATATAGTTTTAAAGACAGTATAGATTTAAATGTTGATACTAATTATCCTTATCAATATGTTGAAAAATCTCTTGTTTTAGAACCTAACCAAGAATTTACTTTATCTATGGATGAATACAAAGATTTCATCAATGGAAGTATTAAATCTAATATAAGTCTTTCTAGCTATCAAAAATTAGGAATTGAAAGATTAATTAAATCATTGATGGATTATCCATATATTTGTTTGGAACAAATATCTTCAAAAGGTTTATCAATGCTATATATTGATAAATTAACTACTGATTTAGTTGAGAAGAATGATGCTAAGAATGAAATTAATACTATAATTGCTAAATTGAATAACAATTATCAATTAAGAAATGGAGCCTTTGCTTATTGGCCAGGTTCACAAGAAGAAAGCATGTCAACTATCTATGCAATTGAATTTTTAATAGAAGCTAAAGAAAGAGGATACTACATACCTGAAGCTATGTTTGAAAATGCTCAAGCTTATCTAAATTCAATAGCTATGAGAGTGGATATACCTAAAGCAGATGTACTATATTTACTAGCTTCATTAAATGATCCTAATGTATCTGAAATGAATATATTCTTTGATAGATACTATAATGATGCTAGTCTTGTAGATAAATGGACTCTATTAGGAGCTTATGCTAAGATAGGTGAAAAAGATTTTGCAAGAAAAGAAGCAGAAAAACTTCCTAAAAAAGCTGAAACAAAAGATGGAATTTACTATGCAGACCAAAATGCTAAAATCTTAAGATACTATACTGAAATTTATGGTAGTCCTGAACCTAGTCTTTATAGTTCAGTTCTTGGAACAGCCAAGAGTGATGAATGGTTAACTACTTTTGAAAAAGCACATATAGTACAAGCTTTAGCAGAAGGTGAAAAAGTTAGTCCTGAAAAGAAAAATTTATCTTTCAAACTTATAGTTGATGGAAAAGAACAAAACTTAGAGCTTAAAGATGGAGAATATACTCTTAAAAATTTAGGTATAAAAGAAAATGCTAAGAAGATAGTTATAAAAAATACTTCAACTAGCAAAATATATGTAAACTCTTTTGTTAAAGGAAAACCAGTTAAATATGAAGAAAAAGATGAAAGTAAAAATATTACTATCACAAGAAGATTTGTTGATATGTCTGGAAAAGAAATAGATGTTAAAAATCTAAAAGCAGGAACTAGATTTAGAATGATAATCTCTTCTAAAGTAGATAACAATAATTTAGATGATATTTCTTTATTACAAATTTTACCTAGTGGTTGGGAATTTGATAATAGTCAGGCTGGAGCACCACAAAATAGTGATCCTCAAGTAGTGCCAATGAATACAGCTGACATTGACAATGCTGAATATGGTGGAGAAATGAATATAGCTGACAATAGCTCTTATACAGATATGAGAGATGACAGAGTGGCTTACTTCTTCCCTCTATATGCTGGAGAAGATAAAGAAATTGAAATTAATTTAATTGCAGTAACTCCTGGTTCTTACAGACTTCCTGGAACAAAAATAGAATCTATGTATAATAAAGATTTTAGAGCATATCTAAAAGGCTTTGAAGTAAAAGTATCACAATAA